A stretch of the Thermanaerothrix sp. genome encodes the following:
- a CDS encoding sodium:alanine symporter family protein yields the protein MEAIMKLNGIVNGIVWGPWMLVLFVGTGVYLTVILGFPQLRYFGFMFKEVLGKIGKGGEGEGSISSFAALATALSATVGTGNIAGVATALHLGGPGALVWMLISAVFGMTTKFCEVLLAVRFREKDSLGNWRGGTMYIIEKALGLKWLAVLFAVFTFFASFGIGNMVQANSTAEGLSLGFGIPHIYTAVILAVLTALVIWGGLGSIAKVTTYLTPIMALIYIVGGLLVIFTNISSVPAAIANAIKYAFSDPSAMPGAIAGWSIKVAMTKGVARGVFSNEAGLGSAPMVHATAVVDHPVRQGVYGLFEVFTDTIVICSITAIAIMSSGVLTGQPELTGAKLTLSAFQTVLGSLGTMVLSVGLSLFAFSTILGWYWYGETAGTYLFGPKVITPFKALWVICVVLGGWGGAEILVNLWDLADTLNGLMAIPNIIALLLLSGEVRRLVRDFDEKRSSGSLKL from the coding sequence ATGGAAGCCATAATGAAACTGAATGGCATAGTTAACGGAATAGTATGGGGGCCTTGGATGTTGGTCCTCTTTGTGGGAACCGGGGTATATCTCACGGTTATCTTGGGCTTTCCTCAGCTGAGGTACTTCGGTTTCATGTTTAAAGAGGTTCTGGGTAAGATCGGCAAGGGTGGAGAGGGGGAGGGCAGCATATCTTCCTTTGCCGCCTTGGCCACGGCCCTTTCCGCCACCGTTGGGACCGGCAACATCGCCGGCGTGGCCACCGCCCTTCACCTTGGGGGTCCCGGAGCTCTTGTCTGGATGCTCATATCCGCGGTTTTCGGCATGACCACCAAGTTCTGTGAGGTGTTGCTGGCGGTTAGGTTCAGGGAGAAGGACTCCCTTGGCAACTGGCGCGGCGGGACCATGTACATCATAGAGAAGGCCCTGGGGCTTAAGTGGCTGGCTGTGCTGTTCGCGGTGTTCACGTTCTTCGCGTCCTTCGGCATAGGCAACATGGTGCAGGCAAACTCCACGGCGGAGGGTTTGTCCCTTGGCTTTGGGATACCTCACATATACACGGCGGTGATCCTGGCGGTGCTTACGGCCTTGGTCATATGGGGTGGTCTTGGCAGCATAGCGAAGGTCACCACCTACCTTACGCCCATAATGGCTCTGATATACATCGTAGGCGGCCTGTTGGTGATATTCACAAACATATCCTCCGTGCCCGCCGCCATAGCCAACGCCATAAAGTACGCCTTTTCGGATCCAAGCGCCATGCCCGGCGCCATAGCGGGTTGGTCCATCAAGGTAGCCATGACCAAGGGAGTTGCCAGGGGCGTGTTCTCCAACGAGGCGGGCCTTGGCTCAGCCCCCATGGTTCACGCCACCGCGGTGGTGGATCATCCGGTGCGTCAGGGGGTCTATGGGCTGTTTGAGGTATTCACCGACACCATCGTGATCTGCTCCATAACCGCCATAGCCATAATGTCCAGCGGGGTTCTGACTGGGCAGCCGGAGCTCACCGGCGCCAAGCTCACCCTTTCGGCCTTCCAGACCGTTTTGGGGAGCCTGGGCACCATGGTTCTGTCCGTAGGGCTTTCGCTCTTCGCCTTCTCCACCATACTGGGTTGGTATTGGTACGGAGAGACCGCGGGTACCTACCTCTTTGGTCCTAAGGTCATAACGCCCTTCAAGGCCCTTTGGGTCATATGCGTTGTCCTTGGGGGCTGGGGCGGCGCGGAGATCCTGGTCAACCTATGGGATCTGGCGGATACGCTCAATGGGTTGATGGCTATTCCCAACATAATAGCCCTTTTGTTGCTCTCCGGCGAGGTGCGTCGGTTGGTAAGGGATTTTGACGAAAAGAGGAGTTCTGGTAGCCTTAAGCTTTAG